The following proteins are co-located in the Mycolicibacterium goodii genome:
- a CDS encoding FKBP-type peptidyl-prolyl cis-trans isomerase: MTTKPEIEFPDGPAPTELVITDLVVGDGPEAVAGGNVEVHYVGVEYDSGEEFDSSWNRGESIEFPLRGLIQGWQDGIPGMRVGGRRQLIIPPEQAYGPAGGGHRLSGKTLIFVIDLLASR; the protein is encoded by the coding sequence GTGACTACAAAACCTGAGATCGAGTTTCCGGACGGACCCGCCCCGACGGAACTGGTCATCACCGATCTGGTGGTGGGCGACGGTCCCGAGGCGGTGGCAGGCGGCAACGTCGAGGTGCACTACGTCGGTGTCGAATACGACAGCGGCGAGGAGTTCGACAGCTCGTGGAATCGCGGTGAGTCGATCGAGTTCCCGTTGCGAGGCTTGATCCAGGGTTGGCAGGACGGCATCCCCGGCATGCGTGTCGGTGGGCGTCGTCAGCTGATCATCCCGCCCGAGCAGGCGTACGGTCCCGCGGGCGGCGGTCACCGCCTCTCGGGCAAGACGCTCATCTTTGTCATCGACCTGCTGGCCAGCCGCTAG
- a CDS encoding DUF2630 family protein yields the protein MAKDQDILAEVHRLVAEEQELRDRLQRKEISEDEEHQRLARLEVALDQCWDLLRQRRALRETGQDPREAEVRPAGEVENYKN from the coding sequence GTGGCAAAAGACCAAGACATCCTCGCCGAAGTTCACCGCCTGGTTGCCGAGGAGCAGGAACTGCGCGACCGGCTCCAGCGCAAGGAGATCAGTGAGGACGAGGAACACCAGCGGCTGGCCCGGCTGGAAGTCGCACTCGACCAGTGCTGGGACCTGCTGCGGCAACGCCGCGCCCTGCGTGAGACCGGACAGGATCCCCGCGAAGCCGAGGTCCGTCCGGCCGGCGAGGTCGAGAACTACAAGAACTGA
- the prrA gene encoding two-component system response regulator PrrA, whose protein sequence is MAGMDSTTNGMASPRVLVVDDDPDVLASLERGLRLSGFDVSTAVDGAEALRSATETRPDAIVLDINMPVLDGVSVVTALRAMDNDVPVCVLSARSSVDDRVAGLEAGADDYLVKPFVLAELVARVKALLRRRGSSATFSSETIQVGPLEVDIPGRRARVNGVDVDLTKREFDLLAVLAEHKTAVLSRAQLLELVWGYDFAADTNVVDVFIGYLRRKLEAGGAPRLLHTVRGVGFVLRTQ, encoded by the coding sequence ATGGCGGGCATGGACAGTACTACCAATGGCATGGCCTCGCCGAGGGTGCTTGTGGTGGACGACGACCCCGACGTGCTCGCCTCACTCGAACGCGGGCTGCGGCTGTCCGGATTCGACGTGTCGACGGCCGTGGACGGGGCAGAGGCACTGCGCAGCGCCACCGAGACCCGGCCCGACGCCATCGTGCTCGACATCAACATGCCGGTACTGGACGGTGTGAGCGTGGTGACCGCGCTGCGCGCCATGGACAACGACGTGCCGGTGTGCGTGCTGTCCGCGCGCAGCAGCGTGGACGACCGGGTCGCCGGGCTCGAAGCGGGCGCCGACGACTACCTGGTGAAGCCGTTCGTGCTGGCCGAACTCGTCGCCCGGGTCAAGGCACTGCTGCGCCGCCGCGGCTCGTCGGCCACGTTCTCGTCGGAGACCATCCAGGTCGGCCCGCTGGAAGTGGACATCCCCGGCCGGCGCGCCCGGGTCAACGGCGTGGACGTGGACCTGACCAAGCGCGAATTCGATCTGCTCGCCGTGCTGGCCGAGCACAAGACCGCGGTGCTCTCCCGCGCCCAGCTGCTCGAGCTGGTGTGGGGCTACGACTTCGCGGCCGACACCAACGTCGTCGACGTGTTCATCGGCTACCTGCGCCGCAAGCTCGAAGCCGGTGGCGCGCCCCGATTGCTGCACACCGTGCGCGGGGTCGGTTTCGTCCTGAGGACCCAGTAG
- a CDS encoding sensor histidine kinase, with protein MSILTRIFRRTPSLRTRVAFATAIGAAIVVVIVGTIVWIGITNDRKERLDRRLDEAAGFAIPFLPRGLDQIPRSPNDQDAVITVRQTGSVTSNSTVVLPELPAGYADTDIDGVRWRVRTVEIPAPGPMWVAVGATYDATIADTNNLHRRVIVICVFAVGAATVLGWVLAAFAVRPLKRLAEQTRQVEAGDEAPDVEVRGATEAVEIAEAVNGMLKRVWKEQDRTKSALASARDFASVSAHELRTPLTAMRTNLEVLATLDLPDEQRKEVINDVIRTQSRIEATLGALERLAQGELSTTDDHVTVDITELLDRAAHDAMRIFPDLEVSLAPSPTVIIVGLPTGLRLSVDNAIANAVKHGGATRVQLSAVSSREGVEIAIDDNGVGVPEEERALVFDRFARGSTASRSGSGLGLALVAQQAELHGGTATLEQSPLGGARLLLRLPGPR; from the coding sequence ATGAGCATCCTCACCCGGATCTTCCGCCGCACCCCGTCGCTGCGGACCCGGGTGGCGTTCGCGACGGCGATCGGGGCCGCGATCGTCGTCGTCATCGTCGGCACGATCGTGTGGATCGGCATCACCAACGACCGCAAGGAACGGCTGGACCGGCGCCTCGACGAGGCCGCGGGATTCGCGATCCCGTTCCTGCCGCGGGGGCTCGACCAGATCCCGCGCTCCCCCAACGATCAGGACGCGGTGATCACCGTGCGCCAGACCGGCTCGGTGACCTCGAACTCGACCGTGGTGCTTCCCGAGTTGCCCGCCGGCTACGCCGACACCGACATCGACGGCGTGCGCTGGCGGGTGCGCACCGTCGAGATCCCGGCGCCCGGCCCGATGTGGGTGGCCGTGGGTGCGACGTACGACGCGACCATCGCCGACACCAACAACCTGCACCGCCGGGTGATCGTGATCTGCGTGTTCGCGGTCGGCGCGGCCACGGTGCTGGGCTGGGTGCTCGCGGCGTTCGCGGTGCGCCCGCTCAAACGCCTCGCCGAGCAGACCCGCCAGGTCGAGGCGGGCGACGAGGCCCCCGACGTCGAGGTGCGCGGCGCGACCGAGGCCGTCGAGATCGCCGAGGCCGTCAACGGCATGCTCAAACGTGTATGGAAGGAACAGGACCGCACCAAGTCGGCGCTGGCGTCGGCGCGCGATTTCGCGTCGGTCTCGGCGCATGAACTGCGCACACCGCTGACCGCGATGCGCACCAACCTCGAAGTCCTCGCGACCCTCGACCTGCCCGACGAGCAGCGCAAAGAGGTGATCAACGACGTCATCCGCACGCAGTCACGGATCGAGGCCACGCTCGGCGCCCTCGAGCGGCTGGCACAGGGCGAGCTGAGCACCACCGACGACCACGTGACCGTCGACATCACCGAACTGCTCGACCGCGCGGCCCACGACGCCATGCGCATCTTCCCCGACCTCGAGGTGTCGCTCGCGCCGTCACCGACCGTGATCATCGTGGGATTGCCGACGGGGCTGCGGCTCTCGGTCGACAACGCGATCGCCAACGCCGTCAAGCACGGCGGCGCCACGCGGGTGCAGCTCTCGGCCGTCAGCTCCCGCGAGGGCGTCGAGATCGCCATCGACGACAACGGGGTCGGCGTGCCGGAGGAGGAACGGGCTCTGGTGTTCGACCGGTTCGCGCGCGGGTCCACCGCGTCCCGGTCGGGATCCGGGCTCGGCCTCGCACTGGTCGCGCAGCAGGCCGAATTGCACGGCGGCACAGCAACATTGGAGCAGAGCCCGCTCGGCGGGGCCCGGCTGCTGCTGCGGCTGCCGGGCCCGCGCTGA
- a CDS encoding ABC transporter ATP-binding protein — translation MVVTESSSEPRGSGADALGSAPAIAAPPARLRAGSDLRRLLPYLLPYRARWVAMVVVAIASLGATIAIPLMTKAVIDGPVRHQDSRGLWTLGAAAVGIGISEAVLWFIRRWLVARATMGVEADIRKDLYARLQILPMSFHGRWQSGQLLSRVMNDLSTIRRFMSFGLVFLILNGLQITVVTAILLAMYWPLGAVVLVSIVPIAATVLHFEREYTRLSRLAQDQTGHVATHVEESALGLRVVKSFGREEYVYDRFDEQATRLYETQVARVGVSAKFWTLLEVIPNLTLIVVLGFGAYAAGHGYVTMGTLVAFITMMLSLVWPIASLGFLLSMTQESFTAANRIAEIFDAPREIVDGPIADAPRGGRLELRDVGFRFPDSDAWALRHVDLTVEPGETVALVGSTGSGKSVLAALFSRLYDVTEGQILIDGRDIRDLSLPALRRTVATAFEDPTLFSMSVAENLRLGRADASDAELEQAVDVAAAHFVHDLPFGLDTRIGEQGMSLSGGQRQRLSLARAILAAPRILVLDDTLSALDVHTEARVTEALGRVLSSVTGVIVAHRASTVLLADKVALLDRDGQGAGTITHIGTHAELLAEVPRYRYLLAADDELDDESERICEWEDEEDLQRLRRVHDERAAIDGLDEPEYLGQEVQRR, via the coding sequence CTGGTTGTGACTGAATCTTCCTCCGAACCCCGCGGATCCGGCGCAGACGCTCTCGGCAGCGCGCCGGCCATCGCTGCGCCACCGGCGCGGCTCAGGGCCGGCTCGGACCTGCGTCGGCTGCTTCCGTACCTGCTGCCGTACCGGGCCCGCTGGGTGGCGATGGTGGTCGTGGCAATCGCGAGCCTCGGCGCCACCATCGCGATCCCGCTGATGACCAAGGCCGTGATCGACGGCCCGGTGCGGCATCAGGATTCCCGGGGTCTGTGGACGCTGGGCGCCGCGGCCGTGGGTATCGGCATCTCCGAGGCCGTGCTGTGGTTCATCCGGCGCTGGCTGGTCGCGCGCGCGACGATGGGCGTCGAGGCCGACATCCGCAAGGATCTCTACGCGCGCCTGCAGATCCTGCCGATGTCGTTCCACGGCCGTTGGCAGTCGGGGCAGTTGCTGTCGCGCGTCATGAACGACCTGTCGACGATCCGGCGGTTCATGTCGTTCGGCCTGGTGTTCCTGATCCTCAACGGTCTGCAGATCACCGTGGTCACCGCGATCCTGCTGGCGATGTACTGGCCGCTGGGTGCGGTGGTGCTGGTGTCGATCGTGCCGATCGCGGCCACGGTGCTGCATTTCGAGCGCGAGTACACCCGCCTGTCGCGGCTCGCGCAGGACCAGACCGGTCACGTCGCGACCCACGTCGAGGAGTCGGCGCTCGGGTTGCGCGTCGTGAAGTCGTTCGGCCGTGAGGAGTACGTCTACGACCGGTTCGACGAACAGGCGACCCGGTTGTACGAGACCCAGGTCGCCCGCGTCGGGGTGTCGGCGAAATTCTGGACGCTGCTGGAGGTCATCCCCAACCTGACGCTGATCGTGGTGCTGGGTTTCGGCGCCTACGCCGCGGGCCACGGCTACGTCACGATGGGCACGCTGGTCGCGTTCATCACCATGATGCTGTCGCTGGTGTGGCCGATCGCGTCGCTGGGCTTCCTGTTGTCGATGACGCAGGAGTCGTTCACCGCGGCCAACCGCATCGCCGAGATCTTCGACGCGCCACGCGAAATCGTCGACGGCCCGATCGCCGACGCGCCGCGCGGTGGCCGGCTGGAGTTGCGGGATGTGGGGTTTCGCTTCCCGGACTCGGATGCGTGGGCCCTGCGTCATGTCGACCTGACCGTCGAGCCGGGGGAGACGGTCGCGCTCGTCGGGTCCACCGGATCCGGGAAATCCGTCCTGGCCGCGCTGTTCTCACGTCTCTACGACGTCACCGAGGGGCAGATCCTCATCGACGGTCGGGACATCCGCGACCTGAGCCTGCCCGCGCTGCGCCGCACCGTGGCCACCGCGTTCGAGGATCCGACACTGTTCTCGATGTCGGTCGCCGAGAACCTGCGGCTGGGCCGCGCCGACGCGTCCGACGCCGAACTGGAACAGGCCGTCGACGTCGCGGCCGCGCACTTCGTCCACGACCTGCCGTTCGGTCTGGACACCCGCATCGGTGAGCAGGGTATGAGCCTGTCCGGCGGTCAGCGCCAACGGCTTTCGCTCGCGCGGGCGATCCTCGCCGCGCCCCGCATCCTGGTGCTCGACGACACGCTCTCGGCGCTCGACGTGCACACCGAGGCCAGGGTCACCGAGGCGCTGGGCCGGGTGCTCTCGTCGGTCACCGGGGTCATCGTCGCGCACCGCGCGTCGACGGTGCTGCTGGCCGACAAGGTCGCGCTGCTGGACCGCGACGGTCAGGGCGCGGGCACCATCACCCACATCGGCACGCACGCCGAACTGCTCGCCGAGGTGCCCCGGTACCGGTATCTGCTGGCGGCCGACGACGAACTCGACGACGAGTCCGAACGCATCTGCGAGTGGGAGGACGAGGAGGACCTGCAGCGGCTGCGCCGGGTGCACGACGAGCGCGCCGCGATCGACGGTCTCGACGAGCCCGAATATCTGGGCCAGGAGGTGCAGCGCCGATGA
- a CDS encoding ABC transporter ATP-binding protein, translated as MSVTDWRGRLQDEQNPDNDGNLPIDENVPLRREARSLLGSLLAPYRWIVALLALVVIVENAARLSVPVLVQRGIDHGIPPILAGDSARELMVIVATLCAVVLVQATSRMFFLRRSGRIGQKVLLELRRRVFRHFQRLDLAFHDRYTSGRVVSRSTNDVEAIQDMLETGFDSLITAVLTLFGTAVLLVVLDWRLGLMCLAAFPILVALVWWFRNESARTYRKVRESAALVIVQFVETMTGIKAVQAYRREPRNQEIFADIADGYREINEKTFKLLAIFMPGVKLVGNITTGVVLLYGGYRVLGGQMTIGTLAAFLLYLRMFFEPMQEISQFFNTFQSASSALEKLAGVLAQKPGIADPERPVALHAVAGTITFDHVHFAYAPGRPVLPDLTLTVPAGQTVALVGTTGAGKTTIAKLIARFYDPTSGTVTLDGVDLRDLSQSDLRRHVVMVTQENFMFEGTVADNIRFGRPDATDAQVRAAAEAVGADRFIATLPEGYGTDVAKRGGRLSAGQRQLIAFARAFLADPAVLILDEATSSLDIPSERMVQRALETVLADRTALVIAHRLSTVQIADRVLVLEHGRIIEDGSPADLIGRTDGAYAALHRAWVDSLA; from the coding sequence ATGAGCGTGACCGACTGGCGCGGCCGCCTGCAGGACGAGCAGAACCCGGACAACGACGGAAATCTGCCGATCGACGAGAACGTGCCCCTGCGCCGGGAGGCCCGGTCCCTGCTGGGCTCGCTGTTGGCGCCCTACCGCTGGATCGTCGCGCTACTCGCGCTCGTGGTGATCGTGGAAAACGCTGCGCGGCTTTCGGTTCCGGTGCTGGTGCAGCGCGGCATCGACCACGGGATCCCGCCCATCCTCGCCGGTGACTCGGCGCGTGAGCTCATGGTCATCGTCGCGACGCTGTGCGCGGTGGTGCTGGTGCAGGCCACCAGCCGGATGTTCTTCCTGCGCCGCTCCGGACGCATCGGGCAGAAGGTGCTGCTGGAGTTGCGGCGCCGGGTGTTCCGCCATTTCCAGCGCCTGGACCTGGCGTTTCACGACCGGTACACCTCGGGCCGGGTGGTGAGCCGCTCGACCAACGACGTCGAGGCCATCCAGGACATGCTGGAGACCGGCTTCGACAGCCTGATCACCGCGGTGCTCACGCTGTTCGGCACCGCGGTGCTGCTCGTGGTGCTGGACTGGCGGCTGGGCCTGATGTGCCTGGCGGCGTTCCCGATCCTCGTCGCGTTGGTGTGGTGGTTCCGCAACGAATCCGCCCGCACCTACCGCAAGGTGCGCGAGAGCGCCGCGCTGGTGATCGTGCAGTTCGTCGAGACCATGACCGGCATCAAGGCCGTGCAGGCCTACCGGCGCGAGCCCCGTAATCAGGAGATCTTCGCCGACATCGCCGACGGCTACCGCGAGATCAACGAGAAGACCTTCAAGCTGCTCGCGATCTTCATGCCGGGCGTCAAACTGGTCGGCAACATCACCACCGGCGTGGTGCTGCTCTACGGCGGTTACCGGGTGCTGGGCGGGCAGATGACCATCGGCACGCTCGCCGCGTTCCTGCTGTACCTGCGGATGTTCTTCGAACCCATGCAGGAGATCTCGCAGTTCTTCAACACCTTCCAGTCGGCGTCGTCGGCGCTGGAGAAACTGGCGGGCGTGCTGGCGCAGAAGCCGGGCATCGCCGATCCGGAGCGGCCCGTCGCGCTTCACGCGGTGGCGGGCACCATCACGTTCGACCACGTGCACTTCGCGTATGCGCCCGGCCGCCCGGTGCTGCCCGATCTCACGCTGACGGTGCCCGCGGGGCAGACCGTCGCGCTGGTGGGCACCACGGGTGCCGGCAAGACCACGATCGCCAAGCTCATCGCGCGGTTCTACGACCCCACCTCGGGCACCGTCACGCTGGACGGGGTCGATCTGCGTGACCTGTCGCAGTCCGACCTGCGCCGCCACGTCGTGATGGTGACGCAGGAGAACTTCATGTTCGAGGGCACCGTCGCCGACAACATCCGCTTCGGCAGGCCCGACGCCACCGATGCGCAGGTGCGCGCGGCGGCCGAGGCCGTCGGCGCCGACCGGTTCATCGCGACACTGCCCGAGGGTTACGGCACCGACGTCGCCAAGCGCGGCGGACGCCTGTCGGCGGGGCAGCGTCAACTGATCGCGTTCGCGCGGGCGTTCCTCGCCGACCCGGCGGTGCTGATCCTCGACGAGGCCACGTCCTCGCTCGACATCCCCAGCGAGCGCATGGTGCAACGCGCACTGGAGACGGTGCTGGCCGACCGCACCGCACTGGTCATCGCCCACCGGTTGTCGACCGTGCAGATCGCCGACCGGGTGCTCGTGCTCGAACACGGCCGCATCATCGAGGACGGCTCACCCGCCGATCTGATCGGCCGCACCGACGGT
- a CDS encoding ABC transporter ATP-binding protein: protein MSIETVARQTLYRQTHAKGGDLHALADRRLLTRIWRFAARHHRRLGVFFAVSVLSAVLAVTTPVLAGRVIDEITQGGSASVVLLLAGTIAVIAVAEAAVSLITRWLSSTIGEGLIFDLRTAVFDHVQKMPVAFFTRTRTGALVSRLGNDVIGAQRAFSDTFSGIVTNVVTLTLTLVVMLRISWQITLLALVLVPLFVVPARRIGTRMADLSRRAAAHNATMNTQMTERFSAPGATLVKLFGSPARESGEFATRADAVRDIGVRTAMLQSTFMNSLTLMSALALALVYGLGGVLAIGGQLQAGSIVSLALLLTRMYAPLTALANARVEIASALVSFERVFEVLDLEPLIAEEPDAMPVPDGPVTVEFDDVRFSYPSADKVSLASLEEVAELDHRGGDEVLHGISFRAEPGQMVALVGSSGAGKSTIASLVARLYDVDAGGQERSDSGIRSGGVRLGGVDVRDVTFASLKDTVGMVTQDGHLFHESIGANLRLAAPNATDDELWDALRRARLADVVAAMPDGLDTVVGERGYRLSGGQRQRLTIARLLLGRSRVVVLDEATASLDSASEAAVQQALAEALAGRTSLVIAHRLSTVRAADLILVVEDGRIVERGTHDALLARGGRYAELYETQFGSDDRADASAA from the coding sequence ATGAGTATCGAGACCGTCGCGCGGCAGACCCTGTACCGGCAGACCCATGCCAAGGGCGGTGACCTGCACGCGTTGGCGGACCGGCGACTGCTGACCCGCATCTGGCGGTTCGCGGCTCGTCATCACCGCAGGCTCGGGGTGTTCTTCGCGGTCAGCGTGCTCAGCGCGGTGCTGGCCGTCACCACCCCGGTGCTGGCGGGCCGGGTGATCGACGAGATCACCCAGGGTGGTTCGGCCTCGGTCGTGCTGCTGCTGGCGGGCACCATCGCGGTCATCGCGGTGGCCGAGGCCGCGGTGTCGCTGATCACCCGCTGGCTGTCCTCGACCATCGGGGAGGGGCTGATCTTCGACCTGCGCACCGCGGTGTTCGACCACGTGCAGAAGATGCCGGTCGCGTTCTTCACCCGCACCCGCACCGGCGCGCTGGTGAGCCGGTTGGGCAACGACGTGATCGGTGCGCAGCGCGCGTTCTCCGACACCTTCTCTGGCATCGTCACCAACGTCGTGACGCTGACCCTGACGCTCGTCGTGATGCTGCGGATCTCGTGGCAGATCACCCTGCTCGCGCTGGTGCTGGTGCCGCTGTTCGTGGTGCCCGCGCGGCGCATCGGCACCCGGATGGCCGATCTGTCGCGCCGGGCCGCCGCGCACAACGCCACCATGAACACCCAGATGACCGAGCGCTTCTCGGCGCCGGGCGCCACGCTGGTCAAGTTGTTCGGCAGCCCGGCGCGCGAGTCCGGCGAGTTCGCGACGCGGGCAGACGCGGTCCGCGACATCGGGGTGCGCACCGCGATGCTGCAGTCGACGTTCATGAACTCGCTGACGCTCATGTCGGCGCTGGCCCTGGCGCTGGTCTACGGCCTTGGCGGGGTGCTGGCGATCGGCGGGCAGTTGCAGGCCGGGTCGATCGTGTCGCTGGCGCTGCTGCTCACCCGCATGTACGCGCCGCTGACCGCGCTGGCGAATGCGCGCGTCGAGATCGCGAGCGCGCTGGTGTCGTTCGAGCGGGTCTTCGAGGTGCTCGACCTGGAACCGCTGATCGCCGAGGAACCCGACGCCATGCCGGTACCGGACGGTCCGGTGACCGTCGAGTTCGACGATGTGCGGTTCTCGTATCCGTCGGCCGACAAGGTGTCGCTGGCGTCGCTGGAGGAGGTCGCCGAGCTCGACCACCGCGGCGGCGACGAGGTGCTGCACGGCATCAGCTTCCGCGCCGAGCCGGGTCAGATGGTGGCCCTGGTCGGCTCCTCGGGCGCGGGCAAGTCGACCATCGCCTCGTTGGTCGCGCGGCTCTACGACGTCGACGCCGGCGGGCAGGAGCGGAGCGACTCGGGGATCAGGTCCGGCGGGGTCCGGTTGGGTGGCGTCGACGTGCGCGACGTGACGTTCGCATCGCTGAAGGACACCGTCGGCATGGTGACCCAGGACGGGCACCTGTTCCACGAGTCGATCGGGGCCAACCTGCGGCTGGCCGCGCCGAACGCGACCGACGACGAGTTGTGGGACGCCCTGCGCCGCGCCCGGCTGGCCGATGTGGTTGCCGCGATGCCCGACGGGCTCGACACGGTTGTCGGTGAGCGGGGATACCGTCTTTCCGGAGGGCAGCGGCAGCGACTGACGATCGCGCGCCTGCTGTTGGGGCGATCGCGGGTGGTGGTGCTGGATGAGGCGACGGCGTCGCTGGACTCGGCGTCCGAGGCCGCGGTGCAGCAGGCCCTGGCCGAGGCGTTGGCGGGCCGCACGTCACTGGTCATCGCCCACCGGCTGTCCACGGTGCGCGCGGCCGATCTCATCCTCGTCGTCGAGGACGGGCGCATCGTCGAACGCGGCACGCATGATGCGCTGTTGGCCCGTGGCGGACGTTACGCCGAGCTGTACGAAACGCAGTTCGGCTCCGACGACCGGGCCGATGCGAGCGCCGCGTGA
- a CDS encoding phytoene desaturase family protein codes for MTEPQFDVVIVGGGHNGLVAAAYLARAGRRVRVLERLDHVGGAAVSAHAFEGVDARLSRYSYLVSLLPRSIIDDLGARIRLARRRYSSYTPDPATSGRTGLLVGPESTFAAVGAEADADAFAEFYRRWALVTTRIWPTLLQPLRTRTQMRDHVLGGQQSDAAAVWDDLTTRPIGAAITAAVHSDLVRGVMATDALIGTFAATDDPSLIQNVCFLYHLIGGGTGDWDVPIGGMGAVTGALAASAAGFGAEIVTGAEVYAITPDGEVRYRQGGTAHRIGAGRVLANVTPAVLAKLLGEPAPDTAQGSQVKVNLMLRRLPRLRDETVTAEQAFGGTFHINETLRQLDSAYAAAASGRVPDPLPCEIYCHSLTDPSILSDDLRASGAQTLTVFGLHTPHSLAANDPDRMRDRLTSAVLNSLNSVLAEPIQDVLMEDGSGRLCIEAKTTVDLERSLGMTAGNIFHDALRWPFVDDDEPLDTPAQRWGVATAHERILLCGSGSRRGGAVSGVGGHNAAMAVLESAKRP; via the coding sequence ATGACCGAACCGCAGTTCGACGTCGTCATCGTCGGCGGCGGGCACAACGGCCTGGTGGCCGCCGCATATCTGGCCCGCGCCGGGCGCCGGGTCAGGGTGCTCGAACGCCTCGACCACGTCGGCGGTGCGGCCGTCTCGGCCCACGCCTTCGAAGGCGTCGACGCCCGCCTGTCGCGCTACTCGTATCTGGTGAGCCTGCTGCCGCGCAGCATCATCGACGACCTCGGTGCGCGGATCCGCCTGGCGCGTCGCCGCTATTCGTCCTACACCCCCGACCCCGCCACATCGGGGCGCACCGGTCTGCTGGTCGGACCGGAGTCGACGTTCGCGGCGGTCGGCGCCGAGGCCGACGCGGACGCGTTCGCCGAGTTCTACCGGCGCTGGGCCCTGGTCACCACCCGGATCTGGCCGACGCTGCTGCAACCGCTGCGCACCCGCACCCAGATGCGCGACCACGTGCTGGGCGGTCAGCAGTCCGACGCCGCCGCGGTGTGGGACGACCTGACCACCCGGCCCATCGGGGCCGCGATCACCGCCGCGGTGCACAGCGACCTGGTGCGCGGGGTCATGGCCACCGACGCGCTGATCGGCACGTTCGCCGCCACCGACGATCCGTCGCTCATCCAGAACGTGTGCTTCCTGTACCACCTGATCGGCGGCGGCACGGGTGACTGGGACGTACCGATCGGCGGCATGGGCGCGGTGACCGGCGCGCTGGCCGCGTCGGCGGCCGGGTTCGGAGCCGAAATCGTCACCGGCGCAGAGGTTTACGCGATCACGCCGGACGGCGAGGTGCGCTACCGGCAGGGCGGGACCGCGCACCGCATCGGCGCGGGCCGGGTACTGGCCAACGTCACACCCGCGGTGCTGGCGAAACTTCTGGGTGAACCGGCACCCGACACCGCGCAGGGATCACAGGTGAAGGTCAACCTGATGCTGCGCCGGCTGCCGCGCCTGCGCGACGAGACCGTCACGGCCGAACAGGCGTTCGGCGGCACCTTCCACATCAACGAGACGCTGCGGCAACTCGATTCGGCGTACGCCGCCGCGGCGAGCGGGCGAGTGCCCGATCCGCTGCCGTGCGAGATCTACTGCCACTCGCTGACCGACCCGAGCATCCTGTCCGACGACCTGCGCGCCTCCGGTGCGCAGACACTGACGGTGTTCGGCCTGCACACCCCGCATTCACTGGCGGCCAACGATCCCGACCGGATGCGCGACCGCCTCACCTCGGCCGTGCTGAACTCGCTGAATTCGGTTCTCGCCGAACCCATCCAGGACGTCCTGATGGAGGACGGCTCGGGCCGGTTGTGCATCGAGGCCAAGACCACCGTCGATCTGGAACGCAGTCTCGGCATGACCGCGGGCAACATCTTCCACGATGCGCTGCGGTGGCCGTTCGTCGACGACGACGAGCCGCTGGACACCCCGGCGCAGCGTTGGGGGGTGGCCACCGCGCACGAACGGATCCTGCTGTGCGGATCGGGTTCCCGCCGCGGTGGCGCGGTGTCGGGCGTCGGCGGGCACAACGCCGCGATGGCGGTGCTGGAAAGCGCCAAGCGCCCCTAG
- a CDS encoding MarR family winged helix-turn-helix transcriptional regulator: protein MSTEVMQAVASRNVHPDEVWRALTALVYDNRDSWKRAVIERSGLPFSRIRVLRRLARQPMTVKELAHAATMDAPAATVAVNDLEERGLVVRTVDPANRRCKTVSITDAGLALWRIIEAVDDPAPEPLAALDGEDLRTLHAILSKIPTR from the coding sequence ATGTCCACTGAGGTCATGCAGGCGGTCGCGTCACGCAACGTCCACCCCGACGAGGTCTGGCGTGCGCTCACCGCACTGGTCTACGACAACCGGGACAGCTGGAAACGCGCCGTGATCGAGCGAAGCGGCCTGCCGTTCAGCCGGATTCGCGTGCTGCGCCGGTTGGCCCGCCAACCGATGACGGTCAAGGAACTCGCGCACGCGGCGACCATGGACGCGCCTGCCGCCACGGTCGCCGTCAACGATCTGGAAGAGCGTGGGCTGGTGGTCCGCACCGTCGATCCGGCCAACCGGCGGTGCAAGACGGTGTCGATCACCGATGCGGGCCTGGCGCTGTGGCGCATCATCGAGGCCGTCGATGACCCCGCGCCCGAACCCCTCGCCGCGCTCGACGGCGAGGACCTGCGGACGCTGCACGCGATCCTGTCGAAGATCCCGACCCGCTAG